From one Macellibacteroides fermentans genomic stretch:
- a CDS encoding bifunctional UDP-3-O-[3-hydroxymyristoyl] N-acetylglucosamine deacetylase/3-hydroxyacyl-ACP dehydratase — protein sequence MQKQKTLQQSFSLQGKGLHTGLDINITFNPAPENHGYKIKRVDLEAQPTLDALAENVAGTQRGTVISKNGVQVSTIEHAMAALYAFEIDNCLIEVDAPEFPILDGSSRFYTEEIMRVGVCEQNAPKDYYIVKHKIEVKDEATGSSLIILPDDKFSINALISFDSPVLPNQFATMNDIREFPTELAAARTFVFVREVEALLQNNLIKGGDLDNAIVIYDQKTTQDSLDKLADAVGIPHKHIDELGYVNNKPLVFDNEPARHKILDIMGDLALIGKPIKGHIIATRPGHKINNQLARMIRKDIKLNEVQAPVYKPGCTPIMDINRIKQLLPHRYPFLMVDKIIEIGSNHIVGVKNVSVNEPFFQGHFPEEPVMPGVLQIEAMAQTGGLLVLNSVEEPHRYSTYFLKIDNVKFRQKVVPGDTLIFRLEFMSEIRRGCALMKGLAFVDEKVVCEAEFMAQIIKNK from the coding sequence ATGCAGAAACAAAAAACGCTTCAGCAAAGTTTTTCTTTGCAAGGTAAAGGTTTGCATACCGGATTGGATATCAACATTACTTTTAATCCTGCTCCGGAAAATCACGGCTATAAAATTAAACGTGTTGATCTGGAAGCTCAGCCTACTCTAGATGCTTTGGCAGAAAACGTAGCCGGAACACAGAGAGGTACTGTTATATCTAAAAATGGCGTTCAGGTTAGCACTATTGAGCATGCTATGGCTGCTTTATATGCTTTCGAAATTGACAACTGCCTTATTGAAGTGGATGCTCCAGAATTCCCTATCCTTGACGGAAGCTCTCGCTTCTATACGGAAGAAATTATGCGAGTGGGTGTTTGTGAACAAAACGCTCCTAAGGATTATTACATTGTAAAACACAAGATTGAGGTGAAGGACGAAGCTACAGGTTCGTCTCTGATTATTCTTCCGGATGATAAGTTCAGCATCAACGCCCTTATTTCATTCGATTCACCTGTATTGCCGAATCAGTTTGCAACGATGAACGACATACGTGAGTTTCCGACCGAACTTGCTGCAGCTCGTACGTTTGTATTTGTTCGCGAAGTTGAAGCATTACTTCAAAACAACCTGATTAAAGGCGGCGATCTGGACAATGCAATTGTTATATATGATCAAAAAACGACACAGGATTCATTAGACAAACTGGCTGATGCTGTTGGAATTCCACACAAGCACATCGATGAACTTGGTTATGTAAATAACAAACCATTGGTATTTGATAATGAGCCTGCCCGTCACAAAATACTTGACATCATGGGAGACCTGGCGCTGATTGGTAAGCCAATAAAAGGTCACATCATTGCCACTCGTCCGGGTCATAAGATCAACAACCAATTGGCTCGTATGATTCGCAAAGATATTAAGCTGAACGAGGTACAAGCTCCTGTCTACAAGCCTGGTTGCACTCCCATTATGGATATCAACCGTATTAAGCAACTGCTGCCACACCGTTATCCATTCCTTATGGTTGACAAAATCATAGAGATTGGCTCCAATCATATTGTCGGCGTTAAAAATGTTTCCGTAAACGAACCATTCTTCCAAGGTCACTTCCCCGAAGAGCCAGTTATGCCAGGCGTATTACAGATTGAAGCAATGGCGCAGACCGGTGGTCTGTTAGTACTTAATTCCGTAGAGGAACCTCATCGCTACTCCACTTATTTTCTTAAAATAGATAACGTAAAATTCCGTCAAAAGGTTGTACCTGGCGATACTCTGATTTTCCGACTCGAGTTTATGTCAGAGATCAGACGCGGATGCGCTTTAATGAAAGGATTGGCATTTGTAGACGAAAAGGTAGTTTGTGAAGCCGAATTTATGGCACAAATCATTAAGAATAAATAA